Genomic segment of Acinetobacter larvae:
GGCCCTGCGCCATTTGCCCAAGCATTATGAAAACGGTGCCGATTTATGGCAACAAGCACAGATTCCCGAGGCCTTGTTGCATCCTCGTCATGCGCCTACAGATCAGGCTGACTATAAAAAACGTCTCAAAAAACTCACCAACAAAGTCGCTGCTGCTTTGCGCAATGACCAGCGCCGTATCATTATTTGTTTTGAAGGCATGGATGCAGCCGGTAAAGGCGGCGCGATTAAACGGATTGTCAAAAAACTCGACCCCCGTGAATACAGCATTTTTACCATTTCTGCACCAGAAAAATTTCAGTTACGCCATCCCTATTTATGGCGGTTTTGGAATAACCTACAAGACAAAAGTAATATTCTCATTTTTGATCGCACTTGGTATGGGCGCGTGCTGGTTGAACGGGTTGAAGGTTTTGCTACTGCCAAACAATGGCAACGCGCTTATGCGGAAATCAACCGTTTTGAAAAAGACCTCAGTGATAATCAGACCTTATTGATTAAATTTTGGTTGGCTATCAGCAAAGACGAACAAGCATTACGGTTTCAGTCTCGCGAGCAAACAGCGCATAAACGCTTTAAAATTACCGATGAAGATCGACGCAATCGCAGTAAATGGCCAGAATATCTGGATGCCGCCGCCGATATGCTGGCGCTCACCGATACCGACTATGCACCGTGGCATGTGATTGCCACAGATGATAAGTACACCGCACGCTTGGAAATTTTAACTGCTATTCTGGCACAACTGCTTGCGGCAGATGGTTAATGGCACTGATAAGTTTGCAGGGATCTGGTGGCAGGTAAGCCCCTATAGCACGAAATAATTGGCTAAGGGGGCTCAACAGCTTTAGGATGGCTTTTGTAGCGTCGCTTTTTTAGGATTGCTTTTGTGTAGGATCTTGATGTGCAACAGCTGGATGTGCAACAGTTTGCTTAAACTGTTTGTTTTGAATGTCTTTGGCAAGTTTATAGCAATCTTCTACATGGGCAGATGCGATTTTTTTCATCACGGCATAGCCCATACCTGCTGCAACCGCTTGACCGCCTAAGGGGACAAATTTGGTCACTTGTTTGGCGAGCATTTTGGTGACAAAGTTATTGATCGATTTTTTAATCGCAGTACGTGCCAAGATAAAACCTGAGAATTCGATCCCTCGTTTACGTAGTTCATTCCAATGTACTTTTTTGGTTTCAGGATCATAAACACTGACTTGTTCTGGTGCTAAACCAAAACGACTGTTAATTTCTGGGATTAACTGCGATAACATACTGACATCAATCAAGACATCAAAAAATGGAATCGGCACAACAGCGACACCTGCAGAGATATAAGAACGCTTTTGAACCATATCGAGACAATCTTGACGTACTTGCTCTAAGTTTAAGCTAGGGTCAATACTTTTAGAAATATTATCAATTTTCATAAGTTTACTCATCTAAAGCGGTTTTGTACTATCGAGTTGAGTGGCGAGCGAGGTATTTGAGCGGTTGACCACAGGCGCGCTGAAGTCGTCTCAATGGGCATGAGATGCATCATGTTGTTTAGACGGTCAGGTCTAAAGTTATAATTGTATACCATTTGCCCAGCAGTATTGCTGGGGGAAATTTAGCATGCTCTATAGATTCTATTAGGGTTTTTCTGTAAATGCCAATCAAGAATTGGACTGATGAGTTGGATGGGTAAGAGCGTATATGGGCATTCATGTAATCCAAAGCCAGCGTTTAGACATTTTACTGCAAGGTGTTTTACACACTACACAGCAGCAAAGTACCGATCCCTTTGCTATATTAGCCAGCCAACATATTGTTGCCCCCAGTACAGCCATACAAGAGTGGCTCACCCTGAGACTCTCTGAGGCGCAAGGGATTAGTGCCAATAGTATTTTTCATCAACGGATCAGAGGCTTGCAGTGGTATCTCTACCAACAAGTGCTCACAGATAAAGAACGGGTACGTAAAGCCAATATTCCCAGTTTGGTGTTGAAATGGCGGATTTATCAGGTTTTATTAGAACAATTTCAACAGTATGCAAAACAAAATGCAAAGCAAACTGAAAAACAAACTAGCTCGTCCGCACAGGCGAGCAACCCACATCCTTTGTCGAGTTTATTGCAACGTGTGATTGACAATGGCAAAGCTTTGCCCAGTGCAAAACAACAACGTCAGCGTCAACATGCCATGCTGTATTGGATTGCAGAACAGCTGGCGCAGTTATTTACGCATTATATGGTTTATCGTGGGGAGTGTCAGGCAGACTGTCCGACGGGGCAGTGTCGTTGTCGCGGCAATTGGTTGGCGGCATGGTCCCGTGATCAAGCCTTAAATGTTGAACAACTGTTGAATGTGTCTGAGCATGCTGATGCCGCCTATCAGTTAGAGCAGGCACAGCAGCTTGAGGCATGGCAACGTTGGTTATGGCAACAAGGTTTTGCCCAAGATTTTGCCGAAATCTTAGCAGTAGATCAGGCTTTTTGGGCAACGCTAGATGACCCACAACAGCGTAACGATGCCTTGGCACAACTTCCCGCACAGGTTGTGGTGTTTACCTTATTGGAATTGCCGCCCAATCAGTTAAAGTTCTTGCGTCGCTTGGGGCAGTATATCGATGTATATATTTTGCACTATAACCCTTCACAAGAATATTGGGCTGACAGTGTCGATCCCTTGTGGAAAAAACAATATGATCTGGGGGTTAAACAGCGTTATTTACAGCAACATCCACAGGCGAGTGCTGCCGAGTTGGCGGCATTTTTTCAAGATTTTACTTTAAACTTTAATGCCTTGGTGCGTGAGTCACGCCATCCACTGCTGACCCGTTTTGGCAAACAGGCACGCGATCACTTTTCCTTATTAGCGCAGTTGTCTGCTGGGGTCGAGGGGCAGTGGGTCGATGCCTTTGTACAGTTTCCGATCACCAATTTATTGTCCAAAATTCAGTCCGATATTTTGAATCTTACCGAGCCAGAAGCAGGGGCTTATCTCTTGGCCACGGATGATCAATCGATTCAAATCCATGTTTGTCACTCGACCTTGCGGCAATTGGAAGTACTCAAAGAACAGTTATTACATTGGTTGGCGCAAGGCACGGCAGAACAGCCACGGCGCCCCAGTGATATTGTGGTGATGGTGCCGCAGTTAGCAAGCTTAGAAGCTTTGATTCGCAGCGTTTTCCCACAGCAAGTACAAAAGGATGGTATCTATTTACCCGTCAAGATTGCAGGCATTAGCAGCTTAGATGCACAGCATGCTTGGCGTGCTGTTTTGGGGCGTTTCTGTTGGGTAGAACAACGGTTTAATATTGAAGAATTTACCGATTGGTTACAGCTGGCTGCCACGCAGCAATACTATGCTCTCGACAGTGATGCCACGGCACGTATTTTAGTGTTATTACAGCAAGCGGGTTTCCGCCGTGGGCTAGATGCCGAACATTTACAGCTCAGCTTAGATGCGTCAGATCAAGACTATCGCTATAGTTTCCAATTTGCTTTAAACCGGTTGGTCATGGGCATCGCTATTCCAGAGCGGGTCGTGTGCAATGAGATCTTAAGTTTTGAGCAGGTTTATCAGGATGACTTTGCCCTGATTGATATTTTGATTCGGATCTATCAGGATTTTTCTACACGACGCAATGCATTGCATGCACACTTGCAAGCAGAGCACATGCCAGACGTAGAATATTGGCTGCGTTATTTGCTAGAAGAAGTCGAAGCCTTTGAACAAGCCGGTGTTACTGCCTTGGCACCCATTAAAGAAATTTTGCATAAACAACAGCGTATGCTGACTTTGGCACAATTTTATGCCCAAGACCAACAAGGCTTGACGCGGACATTCCAGCTGCCCTTAAGCGATGTGCTGATGGAAGTGGAAAAGGCATTATTGCATCAAGCCGATCAGGTCTTGCCGACAGGACAGATTACCTTTTGTGAGATTGGACAGATTCGTCCTATACCCTATCAACTGGTGGTTTTGCTCGATTTAGATGCCGGGGTATTCCCCAATCGTCAGCAACATACTGCTTTTGATTTGATGGATTTACTCAAAGCACAATTGGGTGATCGTTCGCGACTTGAAGATGATCAAGGCGCATTTTTAGATGCATTGCTCTTGGCAGAACAGGGTTTGTGGCTCTTTTATAATGGCTTTGATGTGAATGATGCAGAAGCACGTGATCCTTCTAGTGTGTTACAAGAGTTGATTCAACACTTTAGTTTGATCTGTGCCATGCCAGAAGCTACACCAGCAGATGTTATACCAACAGATGCGATGATCGAAAAAGATGGCATTGTGATTGCTGCCAATATTCAACAGCTCTATCAAGTCCATCCCTTACAACCCTTCGATCCTAATGGCTTTATACAACAGCAACCCGTACGTTTCCAAGATCATTGGTATCAGGTTGCAGCACAGTTACAAAAGTTGCGTGGTGTGCAGCGACAAATTTATTGGAACGACGTTGCGGCACCGATTGTGCTGAATGAGACAGCCAGTTATATCGATGCACGGCAGTGGATTCAAGCGATGTGTTTTCCTGTGCAGTGGTATCTACAACAACTCGGCGTACAAAACCCAAGTGCCATGACGGTGTTGCCTGAGCAAGAACCGTTGTTACTGGATGGCTTGGGACGTTATGCCTTACGTGATTTTATGGTGCAACACCAGCAGCCAGAAGCCTTGGCTCTGCCGTTATTACAAGACCAGCTGCCTGTTGGCAAGATTCAGCATAGTGCTTGGCAAATGAGTCAGGCGGAGCACAGCTTATTGATGCAGCGTTTACAACGTTATGGGGCTGCGCCTACGCAAACCACCCCGCGTTATTGGCAGGCTAGTCCGACCTATCGTTTTCAAATTGAGTTGCCCGCGGCTGGGCAAAGTACATGGTTGAGCCTCGATGCTGCCAGTGCACGTGGCAAACGTCGTGCCAAAGTTTGGTTAGAGTATTTATTTTGGTTGGCGGCTAGTGATCTGGCTGCAGACCAAGGCACAGACTGGCAACGCATCGCGGTATTTAGTGATGTTACATTGCAATGCTGTGGTCTAAGTCAACAGCAAGCACAGGCTTATTTACAACAATGGTTGGCAGCCAGCACGCAAGCGGCACAGCAGGTCTTGGTATTGCCTGCGGCATTGTTGTTATCGGCTGCGGAAAAAAACAAGGCATTACATTGGCAACAAGATGCCCAAGGGCACTGGCAATTAGCTGAATGGGATGACCTGCGCAAGCAATGGCAGGGCGATCAGGCACATTTTGGCGCAGGTCCGGCAGCTGAAGACAATGAGGCCTGTCGCTTACATCGTGATTGGCAGTTTGTATTACAAGAACAAGACAGTACCGCTTTATTGGATGCAGCTTGTCAGCAATACAGTTATGCACTGTATGCCCCGATCTATCAGCATCAACGTGTCATTGAGGAATAACGCATGCAGCAGGTTTCAACACAACCGATTTTAGACATGCAATTTCAAGGTTTGCATTGGATTGAAGCATCGGCAGGTACAGGAAAAACCTTTACTTTATCAAGCCTGATGGTGCGGATTTTGCTGGAGAAATATTTACCCAAGCAAGTGATTGCCACCACCTTTACCCGTAAAGCCGCGGCAGAGCTAAAAAGCCGTATTCGCAGTCGTCTACAGCAAAGTTTGCAATTGTTTAATCAATGCCGTGAGCTACCCGAAACAGAGATTCAGCAACTGGCAACACAACAGTCTGATCCATTATTGTGTTTTATTTTAAAAGCTTATGCCACCCAGATCGGCTATGCATGTGAACGTTTAAAGTTGGTGATTGATCAGCTCGATGAGCTATTTGTGGGAACGCTAGATAGCTTTAGTCAAAAGCTATTACGTGAGTTTCGCTTTGAAAGTGGCAAGATCGAACAGGCACAGATCACCGATGATAGCCCACGTTATATTGAACAGTTGATACATGATACTTTGCGGCAGTGGATGCAGCAGCAGCCACAAGCCTTGCTCGATGCAATGCTCAATGCCGGTTATCTCAAAGCCAGTCATTATTATCATGATCTGGTCGAGCAACGTCTTAATTTCGGTTCGGCAACCTTACAAGCTCCTCAACTCAATGATGTCGATTTGCAGCGCATGCAGCAGTTGTGTGATCAGCTGTTGACACATTCTTATGAAACACTGTTGCTTGCGTTACAGCCCTTTTATGCGGAACAGGGTGCCTATGTTAAACAGGTCAATGGGACAAAATTTCGGAATGGGCGTTTTCAACGAATTTTCACTCAAAGCATTCCCGCGATCTATACTGGGCTTGCGCAATTCGGCGCCGCCTATTGGGGCAACTATGCTTTGGCACAAGCCCGTGACGACGTACAGGTCTTGGTCAATGCTTGTGCGCAGCAACAAGTTTTTAAAAAAGCCACGGATGCCACAGTACAACAGCAATTTTATGAGAATGAACAGCTACAACAGTTTTTGCAGGCGATGGATGCCTTATTCAATTTTATGGTGCAGTTGCAGCAGCAAGAACAATACCTGAAATATCATATTGCCCAGCAGGTCAAAGCGGCATTGCCACAGCTATTACAACAAAAAGGTGAGACCACTTTTTCTCAGCAGATTCGCCAGCTCAGTGAGGCGTTAAGCGGTGAGCAGGGCGCGGTCTTTGCACGCAGTATTCATGCCCGTTATCCCTTGATTTTAGTCGACGAATTTCAAGATACCAACCAAGATCAAGACAATATGCTGGCACAGATTTGGCGCCATAGCGAACGCTTGCAACAAGGCTGTATGATTATGGTGGGAGACCGTAAACAAGCTATTTATGGTTTTCGGGGCGGAGATATGCTGACTTTTCTCAAAGCACAGCAAGATGTTACGCAAAAGGCAGGGCGACATTATCATTTGGTGCACAACCATCGTTCGGTTGCGCCTTTGGTCACGGTGGTCGATGCACTATTCCAGTGTCAGCCCGATTTTGGTGAACAAGTGCAATATACCCCAGTACAAGCAGGTCCACGACCGCATCCAGATTTGCTGGATCAACAGCAAGTTAACCCGACCCCCTTACGCTGGCTGCAGCTGGAAAATAAGCAACACGAAGCCGAACAAGTGGCATGGAAAATACAAGACTTGCTTAATCAAGCCATAGCAGGACATTTATATTTTGCAGAAAACCCTGCCAAGGCATTGGATGTCAATGATATTGCGGTACTGTCCAAAAATCATAGTGCGTTGGATCAGGTGCAATATGCCTTAGACAAAATGGGCATTGCCTATCATCGCCCCTCTAAGCGCAGTGTGTTTGCCAGTGATGTGGCGCAGGATGTGGCGGCGGTGCTTACCGCAATCTTAGAGCCGTACCATGAAGCCAAAGTACGTCGTGCTTTATTGAGCCGGTTGATTGGGTTGGATTTAACCGCTTTATTTGAATTACAACAGCAATCTGACGGTTTGGTGCAGTATATTGCCGCCTTTGATCAATTGCGGGAGCAATGGTTGAAGCAAGGTTTTTTTGCGGCATGGCAAAGTTTTTTAAATCAGTTTCAGGTCTGGCAGCAGCTGGTGGCGCGTTCGGGACGGCAACATGAACGCCGTGTGGTCAATTTACGCCATCTTTCTGAATTGTTAAGCCAACATAGTGCGCAGTATAGTGGCGCGCAAAGTCTGTATCAGTGGTATATGAAACAGTTACAACAGGCTGGGCAACGTGAGTGGGAATTAGAACGTAAACTTTCCAGTGAGGCTGGGGTACAGTTATTGACGATTCACCAGTCTAAAGGCTTAGAGTTTAAAATCGTTTTTCTATTGGGCGCCGATAGTAGCTTTAGAGAACCCAATAAACAGCTAACTTTTTCCAGCCAACAACGGTCTGATCCGCAAAGCGGCAAAGTGGTGTTCGAGCGTATCCTCAACATTCATGATAAAGCCCAAGATGCAGATCTCGCCGAACAAGATCAGGCACGTGCCCAAGCCGAACAGCATCGTTTATGGTATGTGGCTCTAACCCGTGCCAGTTATCGTGTCTATGCCATGATGGCCGATGCAAAGTCGACATCGGGTTTGGCATTCTGGCGCGGGCAAGGCGAGCACTGTTTTCAGCATCCTTTGTCGGTGGTCGAGGCGTTATTGCGTGAGCGACCGATTCCATTGAAAGCTGAACAACAAGTTTCCAATACCGTGTTATACGCTCAGCCCTTACCGCTGCAACGTTTTTATCCACGTTCTAAAACCAGTTTTAGTTATTTGGCACAACATCTGCCACGACCGCATTTACAGGATCAACATGCCTTGGCATTGCGCCCACAGGGACAAGCCGATGATGAGCAAAGCAATGTCGTCTTTGCACAGACTTGGGTGGACGCTACGCCCGCAGTCGAACAGACAGCATTGCATTGGATACAAGCCAATTTCCCCAAAGGCACAGTGGCTGGAAACTTTCTACACGAAATCATGGAGCAGATTGATTTTCAAGACCAACGCCTATGGCAACAAGACTTAGAACGACGTTTTAAAAACCATTATCCGCAGCTTTGGCAAACTTTAGTGAGCCATTATCTGCGTGATTTTTCTAATCAGCAGCAGCCTAATCAACAGCTCAATCAAGAGCATCTCGATCAGGAACGGCCCGATCAGGAGCAGAAAAGCAAAGCGGAATTATTGGCAGCAATGCAGCAGTGGTTGCATCGGGTGGTGCATACCCCCTTGTTACAGGGCTTCTGCTTAAAGGACTTGCCCGCAGCGCATTATCGCAGCGAATTTCCATTTCATTTAGCCCTGTCGGATCGGGTGTTCCCATTGCAACGTATTCAGCAGCTTTTTGCCGAGTATGGCTTAGAGATGCCTACATTTCAGGACGCGCAAACAGCACGTTATTTGAATGGCTCAATCGATTTATTGTTTTATGATGGTCAGCGCTATCATATTGCCGATTATAAAAGTAATTTTTTGGGGCAAACTTGGCAGGATTATCATGCAACGGCGGTACAGGCCAATATGACGCATGCCAGTTATTGGTTGCAGGCAGCGTTATATTTGGTGGCATTGCACCGTTATCTCAAAGTGCATTTGCAAGGCTATCAGATGCAACGTGATTTAGGTGGGGCGAGTTATTTATATTTGCGCGGCATGAATGGCGAAGCTGCACAAGGTTATTATAATTGGGCTGCGCCGCATGAACTCATTCTGCGTTTAGATGCTATTTTGGGCTATTTTAATCAACAGCAATTATCCACCTAGGTGGGATAAACTTAAGACATTACTTTATAAATAAGAAAGTTACTCTGTGGATAACTTTGTTTATAACTCTGAGGATAACCGTGTGGAAAATAAAGCAGATTTGCCGGAATCTTGTCCAGCATGGATCGAATCTTGGTCAAACTATCTGCTGCAATGTACAGCGGATCAGGCATCGTGGTCTGAACAGACCCGGCAAATTATCCAACAATTGCTGTTGGCAAGCACCCAAGGTGACAGTTGTATTGCCTTAGCGCTTGGCGGGGGCGAGAGTCTAAAACATTTATTGGTGTCGGCGCAACAGGCAGAGCAACAGGTTGCTCCTTTTGTATACGATCACCAGTATTTATATTTATATCGCTATTGGCGTTTGCAGCAGCGCTTAGCCGCACAAATCACAGCGATTTTACAGCAGGCAGTTGACGCAGTGCCTTTGCAGGGTTTTGAGGATATCCTGACCGACCCATACCAGTTACAAGCGTTACAGCAAGTTTGTCAACACCCCTTAACGCTGATTACTGGGGGTCCAGGTACCGGAAAAACCTATACCTTGGCGCGTATTATTGCTGTATTGCATCACCGGATTGATCATTTGCGTGTGGCGATGGCAGCACCTACGGGTAAGGCCGCGCAGCGTATGAAAGAAGCTTTACAAGCTTCTTTGGCTGATCAAGCCTTGGCGAAATTGGGCTTAGATGTCAGTGCATTACAACAACAAGAAACCCTAACCATTCACCGTTTATTGGGTATGGGGAAAAATACCCCACCGCGTTATCATCGGCAAAGACCCTTACCCTATGATGTTGTGGTCATCGATGAAGCATCAATGCTCGACCTACAGTTAGCGACCTTACTCTTTGAAGCGATTCCAGCACATTGCCGGTTGATCTTACTGGGAGATGCACAGCAATTGGCATCGGTTGATGTGGGGGCTGTACTGGCAGATTTACAACAGGCACAGTGTTTAGCGGCTTATCGGGTTAACTTACAGACCAGTCGGCGTTTTAAGGGCGATGCCTTGATTGGCAAAATGGCCGCTTTTATTCAAGCGCAACAAGACGATCTGAACACGCAACAGCGTTTGGCCGCATTTACCCAAAGCATTGTTTCTGAGAGCACGTTGCAAGCTGTGGCATTGTCTGCCACGATGCAAGATGTTATCCAGCTACAGTATGTACAGAACAATCCCAGCGCAGAACAGCTCAGTGCTTATTATGATCAGTTAGCCATGGGGTATCAGCAATATTTTCAAGCACTTAAAGTCTATTTGCAGCAACCGCAGCAAGCACAGGCGCAGCAAGCCGTACTGGATGCTTTTGCTGACTATCGTATGTTATGTGCGGTAAGGCATGGGCGTTTTGGTTTGGCTGAGCTTAATCGGCAAATACAAAATCGTTTATTTCAGTACTTAGCACCGACATTGAGTCCGGCAGAATGGTACGTTGGTCGTCCGGTCATGGTGACACGTAATGATGCCCAGCTCGGGCTTTCCAATGGGGATATTGGTATTTGTTTACAGCATCCGCAGGATGCAACCCAGCTTGCAGTGTATTTTCCACATTTAGACAGTTGGATCAGTGCGGCGCGTTTACCTCAGTCGATAGAAACGGCTTTTGTGATGACGATTCATAAATCTCAAGGTTCTGAATTTCGCCATGTGGCGGTGACATTTGATGCTGCTGCACAGCGCTTACTCAGTCGTGAACTGCTTTATACCGCCATTACACGGGCAAAATCTGTGGTCAGTCTATTGGTCGATGCGGAAACGTTTGCGCAAAGTTTAGCGATTGCCAGTTGTCGTCAAAGCGGCTTAGTCGATTTATTGGACAGTATGATGTTGGACTCATCAGCGCCATAAACAGATACCGCCGCTGTGATGCTGGTCATGCTGTACGGGTCACTTATAGATCAGGTTGTTTATGGTCTGAATGAAGCAAAAAATCCCTTTGAAATCTGTTGATTATCATTGAATTTTCTTAAAATGAGAATTTCAGCACATTTTAACGGCTTAATCCTTATAAAATGTAGGAAATATCTTACATTGATTCGAGATAATAGCTGTAGAGCGACAAGCGTGTTTTTGAGATCATGCTTATCAATAAATAGCTTAATACGGATCATTAAGTAAAATCGCAAAATAAAAAATACTTAAAGTCGTGAGACTGCGAGCTTACAAGTAGGTAAGTGACAAGGGAATTACAGCCGCTAAGCCTTGTAGTTTTGGGAGAGACTACAAGGCTTTTTTATAACCAATTTTTTACTGCCAACATTCTAGTATTGGGGCTGCTTGCAAGTCGTGTCTGTGCATCATTTGAGGCGTGGTTACTGTAGCTTATCTGCTATTTTTAAATGAATTTTCCTTAATGCTGTGCTAGCAGCTATCAATTTTTACGGCCTTAGCGCGCGCCGTAGCAGTGCTTTGCGCGTATTTGATCGATCTTGTTGTGGTATTAGGCATTTGTTGTTTTGCAATCTAGGCACAGTTCCTTTAAAATAGCGCGCATGCTGTAGTGATGCACGGCAGTCAACGTGGTTTTTGACCAAATTGATTTTATCAATCTTTTTATTTTAAGCATCTCGGAGAAATCGAATGGCTTTAACTAATGCAGATCGCGCAGAGATCATTGCTAAATTTGCTCGCGCAGAAAATGACACAGGTTCTCCTGAAGTTCAAGTTGCGCTTTTAACAGCTCAAATCAATAGCTTACAAGGTCACTTTAAAGATCACAAACATGACCACCACAGCCGTCGTGGTTTGATCCGTATGGTGAACCAACGTCGTAAACTGCTTGACTACCTTAAAGGTAAAGACGTTTCACGTTATGCTGCATTGATTGCTGCTTTAGGTCTACGTCGTTAATTCGATTGAAGCTTTTATTTTCGGAAAAGTGCATATTTATGTTGCAGCAACTGAAAACAAAGTTTTATCTAGCTCTAGCTAGATGAGTGAGAAGGGGCGCTTGTTCGCTCCTTCTTTGCATTTTTTAGACTTACTTTGTGCAAGTAAGTTGGTGGTTCAAATATCTAGTGAGGTCGGCTTCTAAGCTTTATCATTTACAGCGCCATCATGATGAAACAACAAGATGCTAAAGCTTAGGGGTCTCCACTAGAATAACTAGGAAATATAATTACATGTCAATGTTCAATATCGTTCGTAAAGAATTCCAATATGGTCAACATCAAGTTGTGCTCGAAACAGGTCGTGTCGCACGTCAAGCCAATACTGTGTTGGTCACCATGGGTGGTGTGACGGTGTTGGTTGCTGTTGTGGCACAACCGACTGCCAAAGCAGGGCAAGACTTCTTCCCACTTACTGTTAACTATCAAGAAAAACAATATGCTGCGGGTCGTATCCCTGGTGGTTATGGGAAACGTGAAGGGCGTGCTTCTGAAGCAGAAACCTTAATCTCTCGTTTGATTGACCGTCCAATTCGTCCATTATTCCCAGAAGGTTATTACAACGAAATCCAAGTCACTGCGACGGTGGTGTCTTCTGACAAAACCATGGATGCTGATATTGCCGCAATGTTGGGTACATCCGCAGCATTATCTATCGCTGGTACACCTTTCCGTGGTCCAATCGCTGGTGCACGTGTAGGCTTGATCAATGGCGAATATGTACTGAACCCAAGCATTGAGCAACTGCAACAATCAGATCTCGACTTGGTGGTTGCTGGAACAGAATCTGCCGTGTTGATGGTTGAGTCAGAAGCGAAAGAGCTTTCTGAAGATCAAATGCTGGGTGCCGTATTATATGGTCATGATGAAATGCAAATTGCTATCCAAGCTATTAAAGAATTTGCTGAAGCTGCTGGTGCAACAGCTTCAACTTGGGAAGCGCCAGCACATGACCAAAGCTTGGCAGAAAAACTAAAAGCTGCATTTGAAGCAAAAATTTCTGAAGCTTATACCATTGCGGTTAAACAAGAGCGTTATGCTGCACTTGATGCCTTACATCAGCAAGCGATTGCAGAATTTGTGCCAGAAACCGATGAAGATGGCAGCATTGCTGAAGAAGTAAACTATTTATTTGAAGACCTTAAATACCGCACCGTACGTGACAATATTTTATCAGGTAAACCACGTATTGATGGTCGTGATACCAAGACAGTACGTGCTCTCGATGTACAAGTTGGTGTTTTAGACCGCGCACATGGTTCAGCACTCTTTACCCGTGGTGAAACGCAGGCCTTGGTCACTGCCACATTGGGCAATACCCGTGATGCATTGATGGTTGATACCCTTGCTGGAACCAAAACAGACAGCTTTATGTTGCACTACAACTTCCCTGCATATTCTGTCGGTGAAACAGGTCGTGAATCTGGTCCAAAACGTCGTGAAATCGGTCATGGTCGCCTAGCACGTCGTGGCGTACAAGCCGTATTACCTGCCGTTGACCGTTTCCCTTATGTCTTACGTGTTGTATCTGATATTACTGAATCAAATGGTTCTTCTTCAATGGCGTCTGTATGCGGTGCATCATTAGCCTTGATGGATGCAGGTGTGCCTTTAAAAGCACCAGTAGCGGGCATCGCGATGGGTCTAGTCAAAGAAGGCGAGCGTTTTGCTGTATTGTCTGACATCTTAGGTGATGAAGATCATCTCGGTGATATGGACTTTAAAGTAGCGGGTTCTGCCAACGGTATCACTGCATTGCAAATGGATATCAAGATTGAAGGGATTA
This window contains:
- a CDS encoding UvrD-helicase domain-containing protein, which translates into the protein MQQVSTQPILDMQFQGLHWIEASAGTGKTFTLSSLMVRILLEKYLPKQVIATTFTRKAAAELKSRIRSRLQQSLQLFNQCRELPETEIQQLATQQSDPLLCFILKAYATQIGYACERLKLVIDQLDELFVGTLDSFSQKLLREFRFESGKIEQAQITDDSPRYIEQLIHDTLRQWMQQQPQALLDAMLNAGYLKASHYYHDLVEQRLNFGSATLQAPQLNDVDLQRMQQLCDQLLTHSYETLLLALQPFYAEQGAYVKQVNGTKFRNGRFQRIFTQSIPAIYTGLAQFGAAYWGNYALAQARDDVQVLVNACAQQQVFKKATDATVQQQFYENEQLQQFLQAMDALFNFMVQLQQQEQYLKYHIAQQVKAALPQLLQQKGETTFSQQIRQLSEALSGEQGAVFARSIHARYPLILVDEFQDTNQDQDNMLAQIWRHSERLQQGCMIMVGDRKQAIYGFRGGDMLTFLKAQQDVTQKAGRHYHLVHNHRSVAPLVTVVDALFQCQPDFGEQVQYTPVQAGPRPHPDLLDQQQVNPTPLRWLQLENKQHEAEQVAWKIQDLLNQAIAGHLYFAENPAKALDVNDIAVLSKNHSALDQVQYALDKMGIAYHRPSKRSVFASDVAQDVAAVLTAILEPYHEAKVRRALLSRLIGLDLTALFELQQQSDGLVQYIAAFDQLREQWLKQGFFAAWQSFLNQFQVWQQLVARSGRQHERRVVNLRHLSELLSQHSAQYSGAQSLYQWYMKQLQQAGQREWELERKLSSEAGVQLLTIHQSKGLEFKIVFLLGADSSFREPNKQLTFSSQQRSDPQSGKVVFERILNIHDKAQDADLAEQDQARAQAEQHRLWYVALTRASYRVYAMMADAKSTSGLAFWRGQGEHCFQHPLSVVEALLRERPIPLKAEQQVSNTVLYAQPLPLQRFYPRSKTSFSYLAQHLPRPHLQDQHALALRPQGQADDEQSNVVFAQTWVDATPAVEQTALHWIQANFPKGTVAGNFLHEIMEQIDFQDQRLWQQDLERRFKNHYPQLWQTLVSHYLRDFSNQQQPNQQLNQEHLDQERPDQEQKSKAELLAAMQQWLHRVVHTPLLQGFCLKDLPAAHYRSEFPFHLALSDRVFPLQRIQQLFAEYGLEMPTFQDAQTARYLNGSIDLLFYDGQRYHIADYKSNFLGQTWQDYHATAVQANMTHASYWLQAALYLVALHRYLKVHLQGYQMQRDLGGASYLYLRGMNGEAAQGYYNWAAPHELILRLDAILGYFNQQQLST
- the recD gene encoding exodeoxyribonuclease V subunit alpha; protein product: MENKADLPESCPAWIESWSNYLLQCTADQASWSEQTRQIIQQLLLASTQGDSCIALALGGGESLKHLLVSAQQAEQQVAPFVYDHQYLYLYRYWRLQQRLAAQITAILQQAVDAVPLQGFEDILTDPYQLQALQQVCQHPLTLITGGPGTGKTYTLARIIAVLHHRIDHLRVAMAAPTGKAAQRMKEALQASLADQALAKLGLDVSALQQQETLTIHRLLGMGKNTPPRYHRQRPLPYDVVVIDEASMLDLQLATLLFEAIPAHCRLILLGDAQQLASVDVGAVLADLQQAQCLAAYRVNLQTSRRFKGDALIGKMAAFIQAQQDDLNTQQRLAAFTQSIVSESTLQAVALSATMQDVIQLQYVQNNPSAEQLSAYYDQLAMGYQQYFQALKVYLQQPQQAQAQQAVLDAFADYRMLCAVRHGRFGLAELNRQIQNRLFQYLAPTLSPAEWYVGRPVMVTRNDAQLGLSNGDIGICLQHPQDATQLAVYFPHLDSWISAARLPQSIETAFVMTIHKSQGSEFRHVAVTFDAAAQRLLSRELLYTAITRAKSVVSLLVDAETFAQSLAIASCRQSGLVDLLDSMMLDSSAP
- the rpsO gene encoding 30S ribosomal protein S15; translation: MALTNADRAEIIAKFARAENDTGSPEVQVALLTAQINSLQGHFKDHKHDHHSRRGLIRMVNQRRKLLDYLKGKDVSRYAALIAALGLRR